TCGTTCGTCTTTTCGGCGCTGGCCACGGCCTCCTCGAGGCAAACCATCGACCGCTCCAGCAGCCGCATGATCAGCCCCTCATACTGCGCCCGGGTGATGGGCAGGAGCGGGCTCAGCGGCTGGCCGTTTATCATTGTCAGGTAGGGCACGTTGAGCTCGGTGGCCTGCATCAGCACCAGGCGCTTTTTCACGTCTTCCGCCTCCACCTTCAGGCGCCGTCGCACCGCTTCGTCGCCGGCCAGGTCCACGTTGTGCTTCGCCTTGATCTGCCGCAGCGCCCACTTCATCATCTCCTCGTCCATGTCCAGGCCGCCCAGGCGCGGGTCGCCGCCCGTCCCGACCACCTTGATGTCGTCCGCGGTGATATTGATGATGGACACGTCGAACGTTCCGCCGCCCAGGTCGTACACCGCGTACACCTTGTTCTCGCCGGGCTGCAGGCCGCTCTTGACGCCGTAGGCGATGGCCGCCGCCGTGGGCTCGTTGATCACCCGGTGTACGTTCAGGCCGGCGATGCACCCCGCGTCGTGGGTGGCCGTGTGCTGGACCGAATCGAAGTACGCCGGCACCGTGATCACCGCGTCGTGAACCGGCTCGCCCAGGTAGTTCTCCGCACACAGTTTCAGGTAGCGCAGGATGAACGCCGAGATGGTCTGGGGATTGTACGTCTTGCCCCCCATGGTCACCTTGAAGTCCCGTCCCATCTCCCGCTTGATCTGGGAGATGGTGTTGTCCGGATTGCGCAGGAAATTCTGTTTGGCGTCCTCGCCGGCAATCACTTCACCCGCGTCGTTCAAGCTCACAATGGACGGTGTCGTGTACGCCCCCAGCAGGTTCGGGATGATTACGGCTTGCTGCCGCTTCTCGTCCCAGACCGATACCGCCGAGTACGTCGTCCCCAGGTCGATCCCCACGATCTTGGCCATACCGTCTCTCCTTTATCTGATCTCGGATGAATCCATCACAGCTTCACGATCACCTGCGGCGCCCGGAACACCCGGCCCTGGAAGCGATAGCCCGGCCGGCGCAGCAGCAGGATGGTGTTCCGGGGCACGTCCAGATCCGGAATCGCCTCCGGCGGCAGATCCGCGGCCGTGTGCTGGTGCAGCGCCGGATCGAAGACGGTCACGCCCGGTTCCACGACGATCTCCTCGAGGCCGATGGCGCGCAGGCCGTCCATCAGTTTCTGACGCACCATGACCAGCGCTTCGAGCACGCTCCCGGCGGGCACCGCGCCGCCGGCGGCCTGCCGCTCGTGGGCGATGACCAGTTCCAGGTCATCCAGGGCCGGGAAGACCGCCTGGAGGGCACCCCGCTGGATCTGCCACTGCATCTCCTCGCGGACGCGGGCCTCCAGTTCCCGCAGGGCGCCGGCGAAATGCTTCTCCGCGTTCTGGACACCCGCCTGGCCCTCCTGGACCGCACGGTGGGCGGACTGCGCCATGCCCTTCACGCTCAAATCCAGATCCTCAAGCCGGCCGCGCACCGCGGCCAATGCGGCCTGCAGCTCCATGTTATCGCGGCTCACTCCGCGGACCAGCCGTTCCAGCCGGTCCAGCTTGTCGGCCGCGCCGCCGTTTTCGGTGCCGGTTCCTGCCGCCACCGGCGCGTCCGCCGGCGGCAGATTGGCATCCTGGTTCGTCATGCTGCTCTCCTGATGGTTCGGTGAATCCGCCGGCGTATCGGCTGGCCGACACCGGGACCGGTTTTTCTGTTTGTGCTTCCCGCTCATTTGCCGTCCTCGCGCCTCAAGCTCCCCAGATCGGCCGGACCAGACCGGCCGAGCGCATCAGCGCCTCGATGACCCGCAAGCGGGCCTGTCGCTCCCGGTAGACGGGCGGGGCGACGGGCCGGGTGCGCAACACCTCGAGGGTCGCCCCCTTGCCGCTGTCCAGTTCCTTGTTGTAATCCTCCCGTTTCTTTTCGTCCTTCAGGATGGCCGCGGCCTCGTTGACCCGGCTCTCTTTCTCCTCGGCTTCCTTGTCGCCGCGCTGGGCCTGGGTGTGGTACAGGGTGCAGGCTTTCGTCGCGGCGTCGCTGATCAGCCGCTTGGGTTTGGCGGCCTTGGCCACCTGCTCCCGCGTGAGTCCCAACAGCTCGTAAAAGGAGCTGCCCGATTCTTCCGTTACGTCCAGCCGGATCATGCCGCACCTCCGCAAACGCTCCGCCCGCGTAAGAGTGTCATCATCCCACCAGCTTTTCCAGCATCTCGATCTGCTTCTTCAGATCCTTGTCCAGGAATAAAGACAACTTGGCGTCGGCCAGCAGCTCTCGGATCTTCGACTTGGTGGCATAGTCCATGTAGCCGCCGCTCCGGCGGAACAGGCACACCGCCAGGTAGAACTTGGCCGCGTCGTTGAACGGCTCGTCGCTGATGATCTTCTCCAGGATCCCCGCGGCCATGTTCCAGTCCTCCCGGTTCATAAACCCCACGGCCAGGTTCATCTCCCGCTGTTTCTCGGCCTGCTCCACCACCGCGATCACCTGGTTGAGCTGTTTGCGGATCTCCTCATTGGCCTTTCCCTTGGCATGGGTCAATCCCTCGCGGGCGATTCGCCGGGCCTCATCGTGTTCATCCTGGTTCAGTTTGCACACCGCCCGATAGAAGTAAACGATCGCGGCGTTGGGCGCCTTGGTCCGGGCGCTGTCCAGGAACCCTAAGGCCGCTTGCCAGTTCTTCTTCTCCATCTGCTTCTGGGCGTTTTGCACGTCCTCGCCGATGAGCATCACCGGAATCTGCTCGATGAATGCCTCGATCTCGCCCTTCAACTCATCATCTTCACCCTTGCGGCACTGCTTCATGGCTTTGCGGGCTTGAGCTTCCGCTTCGGAAATGTCACCGGAGCGTCCCAGGCAGACGGCGTGGTAGAAGGTGACCTGAGCGCTGGGTGGGTTCAGCCCGGCGCCCTTGGCCAGGATCTGAGCCGCCGGCTTCCATTTTTCGTCCTTCATCAGGGGAACGGCCTTGGTCAGCAGCATCTGCGGGGCGTACTCGTCGATCTGCGAATCGAAACCGGCGATGGTCTGGCCGAGTTCGCTATCCGGCTTCGCGGCCGTGGCGGCGCGCCGGAGCGCGTCTCTGGCTTCATCGAAATCCGTGTTGGACAGGTAGGCCTGCGCCAGCGTGAAGAGCACGAACGGATGTCCGGGGTAGTCGTCGAGCGTCTCCAGGGCCGTCAGGACAGCCTCCTCCGACTTCTGCTCCTTGAGGAATCGCTGGGCCGCCTCCAGCCGCTGCTGCACCCGGGCCACATCCATCTGCTCCGCGAAATCAGCCAGCATGGCATAATGCTCGTCATCCGGGTTACAGAGGGCCAGCGCCTGCCGCGCGGCTCTACAGGCATCGTCCCACTGCTTTTGCATGGCCATGCACTGAGCCAGCTGAAACACAGCCGGCATGAACGCAGGGGCCAGCTCGCAGGCGGTCTGGTAGCACTGGCCGGCCGCCTCGGGGCGCTGCTGTTCCATCAGTTCACGGCCTTTCGTCAACCAGGGAAACAGGGCGACCGCATACGCTTCCGCGGCCATGTCGATATTCGGATCGAAGTCGGCGATGAGCTGCATCGCCCCGGCTTTCATGAGCTCGTGGGGGAAGGCCAGCACGCCGCGGGCGACGGTGCGGTAGCGCGCCAATTCCGCCTCTGCCAGCGTTTCCTCTTGCTCCTGCAGTTGCTTGATCAGCAGCTTCAGCACATGCATCAGCATCAGATATTGATGGACCGTCTGGTCCCGGTGCAGCTTGAAGGCGTCCCGCTCGTCGTTGTAGTGGCGGCGGCTGTCGGGACCGGCCGCCGCGGCCGACTGCCGAGCCTGGTCCAAGCGGATGCGCCGCGCCTGAACCAGTTCGGAGCGGTCGGCCGGCAGCCCGGACCATTCGGCGGCCAGCTCCAGCCACTGCCGGGTGGCGGTGACGGCGGCAGTGAGCGCCCGTTCCCGCTCGGCCTGGTTCCGGTAGTCGTCTCGCCAGATTCCGCAGCGGAACATCGGATTACGGAATTCGAGCTGACGCAGCGCCAGCAGCGGCACCGCCTCCCGCACCCAGTCCTCCGCCAGCTCCAGAAGATCCCGCCAGCGGTTCGCCGTGGGCAGCGCCTTTTGGGCCGCTTCGACGAACGCCTGATGTTTCTGGGCCAGCAGCCGGCTGAAACCATCGGCCTCAGGCGCCATTTCGCAATACAGGTTCAACACCCGGGTGAAGCGGTCCCAGTAGTGGCGCTGGCCGTCCTCGTTGTTCTGCCGAGTGTACACCAGGGCCAGGTTCTGCAGCACGGCCGGATTGTACGGATCGATCCGCTCGGCTTCGTTCCAGAGCAGTCCTGCCAGCTGAAATTTCTTGCCTTTGTAAGCCTCTTCCGCCCACCGGTCAAGTTGGACGAGATAAGCATCCTTGAGCTCCGGCCAAGCGTCGCCCTGCCGCTCCACCAGCCGCTGCCAGATGCCGACGAACTTCACCCGGTCCCCGTCGTCGCCGGCGGGAACCGTTTGCGCCAGCCGGTACGCCTTGAGCAGGTTCTCAAGCCGGTCGACGTCCCCGGCGGGCGGCTCGCCGTTGCTTTCAGACCGCTGTAGCGGGAGCTGAGCCGCGTTGTCCAGCAGCGATTGGGGCTCGAACATGGCCACCTGCTCCAGCAACCGGTAAGCCGGATGCCCCGCCAGGGGGGCGCCGAGTTTGCGGTGGGCCAGTCCGAGGAGATCCACCGTGCGATCTGGATCGTTCGCCTCGACCGCGATCTTCAGGCATTTTTCACAGAACAGTCCCACGCTGTCCACGTCCACTTCGAGCTTGGCCAGCTCGTCCTGAACCTTGTCCCAGTCCGCGCCGCCCTTGGCCAGGCGCAAGGCCGCTTCCACCCGCTCGAATGCGGCCTGCCGCCCCAAGGCACCGTCGGCAGGCACCTTGGCCAGGTGTTCCAGCGCTTCGTTGGGTCGGCCGTCCGCGAGCAGCGCCTGCCCCAAGAGCAGACAGGCCGCCGGGGCGCCCGGCCACAGCGCGAGCGCGCGCTGGATGACCTCCGCCGCCGCCTTGGGTTGGCCACTCTCAGTCAGCGTGGCGCCCTGGGCCAGCCGGTACTCCAGCTCGAACGGATCCAGCTCGACGGCGCGGCCGAGCAACCGCACGCGCTCGTAAGGCGAATCGACTTGTCGAGCCCGTCGGCAGAGCTCCGTCGCCAGTTGCAGCCGCCGCTCCGGATCGGCCGTGGCCGCGTGCACCTCCGCCTCCAGCCGCGATGCGCCCGCCGCACATCTGGCGCCATGGCCGGACTTGCGGGTGCGCCGCGGCGTCGGCACACCGGCCGCGTCGTGATCCGGCAGCGCCGTATCCAGCAGCGAGAGCGGCTCACCGCATGGCCCCGGTACGCGGCGCGTCACGTCCGGATCGGGGATGCGTCGAGCGCCGTCCAGCTCGTAACAGAACTGGAAGATCTTGTTCCGGGGCAACTCGAGACTGGTGGCCCACGTGCGGCTGTCGCCGCGGGCCGCGTGCTGTTCCAGCGGATGCGCCGCAGGATCCCATCCGTTGAAGTCACCCAGCAGGTGGACCGTGCACACGTCATCCGGCAGCTTCAATCGGAAGTCCACCACGACCTGATCACTCGCTGATGCGGCACCCATCTCGATCATGCGTCACCCCGCTGCCTCTCCATTGGCTGAACCGCTCACCGCACTTCGAACTTCAGCACCAGATTGGCGCTCCGCAGCGCCACCAGCAGGCGGCCGGCGTCGTCCACGGCGAAATCCTCCACCAGCCCCGCGTCGGCAGGCATCACCACCTGATAAACGAACTGGCCGTCGGCGTTGAATTTCTGGACTCGGCCATGCTTGGAATCCGCGACGAAGATGTCACCGGCGGCGTCCACGCGCACCACCCGCGGATAATACAGCTGGCCGGCGTCCGCTCCTTCCTCGCCGAACACGAGCGCCACCGAGCCGTCGTGGCCGAATTTCTGAATCCGGTGGTTGTTGGTGTCGGCGACATAGATATTCCCCAACGCGTCGGCGCAGGCGCCCTTGGGGGCATCCAGCTCGCCGGGTTCCTCACCGGCCTGCAGCCCGCCTAAGTCGGGATCGGGCCGGTTGATTCCCAGCACGAGCAGGCAGCGTCCCTGCGGATCCCACCGCAGCACTCGGTTGTTCCCGGAGTCGGCGACGATCAGGTCGCCGTTCGGCGCTATGGCGATGCCCTGCGGATGATCCAACTGCTGGTCGGCGGTCCCGGGTCCGCCCAGCACCGCAAGACAACGGCCATCGGGCGAAAATCGCTTGAGCCGGCTGGCGCCCATATCCACGATCCAGCAGGCTCCTTCCCGGTCCGCCACCACGCCGGCCGGGGCGTCCAGCGCATGGTCGCCGGCGCCCGTCTCGAACGGTCCGGCGCTGCCGGCCGGCTCGCCGGCGGCGGTGAACCGGAGCAGCTGCGCCCGGCCGCCCGCGTCGTAGAAATGGATCAGCCAGAATCCGCCGTCGGGCAGCGGCGCCAGGCCGAACGGCATCCGCAGCGTCGCCTTCCCCTCGCCCGGCTGGCCGATCGCGAAGAGCGGCTGGTAGGGCCGGCCGCTCCGCGCCGCACCGGCGGTGAAGTCCAGCTTGCCGCCCAGTTCGAGCTTGCCCACATCCAGCAGCGTGCCCAGGTCGCGCCCGGACAGCCCGCCGCCGAACGTCGGCACGCCCGGCAGGGGCATCTTCAGCTCGGGCAGCTTGAAGGCGGGCACGCCCGGATCGCCACCGGCCACCGCGCCGCAGTTGGCGCAGGTCAGCTTGCCGCCCAGGGGGTGTCCGCACTTGAGACATACCGGTTCAGCGCCCATGTCCTCCGCCTCCCGCCATATCGTTTGCCGCTTCCTCCGCCGGCGCCGTGTCCGGCCTACTCACCCGCGTCGAGCAGCAGCCGGGAGCCGTCTTCGTATTCAAGATCCAGCGTGTCCTGATAGCGCACCCGCACGGTCACGGGCAGGGCGCCCGACGCCCGTGGCTCCAGTGACACGGCGGCGGTGGCCCCCGTCCCGCCGGCCGGCAATTCCTTTGGCACGCCGTCCAGGCGGACATCCACCGGGCCGTCCACATCGAGCCGGATGGCGCGGGCCTCGCGGCTCCCTTCGTTGGCGAGCCGCAGCTCCGCCCGGGTGAAGGTGCCCTTCCGCAAGGCCCCCAGGGGCTTGAGCGATACGCTCAGCCGCGGCCGGGCCAGCCGGCCCAGCGTCAGGGCACGTTCGCAACCGCAGATCACCGCCCGGCTGTCCGGGAACGCGGCCAGCGCGTGGATGGGCCCCGCGGCCGGATCGCCGCCGGTGAACGAAATTCGGTTGGCCTGGTTGTCCACGAAACAGAGCCTCCCGTCTGATGCGGCGACCAGCAGAAAGCGTCCGTCGGGATTCATGAGCAGTCCCGCGGTGGCAGCCAGGGCGCCCAGCGCGTGGTCCCGCCGC
The Acidobacteriota bacterium DNA segment above includes these coding regions:
- a CDS encoding Hsp70 family protein; this encodes MAKIVGIDLGTTYSAVSVWDEKRQQAVIIPNLLGAYTTPSIVSLNDAGEVIAGEDAKQNFLRNPDNTISQIKREMGRDFKVTMGGKTYNPQTISAFILRYLKLCAENYLGEPVHDAVITVPAYFDSVQHTATHDAGCIAGLNVHRVINEPTAAAIAYGVKSGLQPGENKVYAVYDLGGGTFDVSIINITADDIKVVGTGGDPRLGGLDMDEEMMKWALRQIKAKHNVDLAGDEAVRRRLKVEAEDVKKRLVLMQATELNVPYLTMINGQPLSPLLPITRAQYEGLIMRLLERSMVCLEEAVASAEKTN
- a CDS encoding DnaJ domain-containing protein, with the translated sequence MIRLDVTEESGSSFYELLGLTREQVAKAAKPKRLISDAATKACTLYHTQAQRGDKEAEEKESRVNEAAAILKDEKKREDYNKELDSGKGATLEVLRTRPVAPPVYRERQARLRVIEALMRSAGLVRPIWGA
- a CDS encoding nucleotide exchange factor GrpE — translated: MTNQDANLPPADAPVAAGTGTENGGAADKLDRLERLVRGVSRDNMELQAALAAVRGRLEDLDLSVKGMAQSAHRAVQEGQAGVQNAEKHFAGALRELEARVREEMQWQIQRGALQAVFPALDDLELVIAHERQAAGGAVPAGSVLEALVMVRQKLMDGLRAIGLEEIVVEPGVTVFDPALHQHTAADLPPEAIPDLDVPRNTILLLRRPGYRFQGRVFRAPQVIVKL
- a CDS encoding tetratricopeptide repeat protein, producing MIEMGAASASDQVVVDFRLKLPDDVCTVHLLGDFNGWDPAAHPLEQHAARGDSRTWATSLELPRNKIFQFCYELDGARRIPDPDVTRRVPGPCGEPLSLLDTALPDHDAAGVPTPRRTRKSGHGARCAAGASRLEAEVHAATADPERRLQLATELCRRARQVDSPYERVRLLGRAVELDPFELEYRLAQGATLTESGQPKAAAEVIQRALALWPGAPAACLLLGQALLADGRPNEALEHLAKVPADGALGRQAAFERVEAALRLAKGGADWDKVQDELAKLEVDVDSVGLFCEKCLKIAVEANDPDRTVDLLGLAHRKLGAPLAGHPAYRLLEQVAMFEPQSLLDNAAQLPLQRSESNGEPPAGDVDRLENLLKAYRLAQTVPAGDDGDRVKFVGIWQRLVERQGDAWPELKDAYLVQLDRWAEEAYKGKKFQLAGLLWNEAERIDPYNPAVLQNLALVYTRQNNEDGQRHYWDRFTRVLNLYCEMAPEADGFSRLLAQKHQAFVEAAQKALPTANRWRDLLELAEDWVREAVPLLALRQLEFRNPMFRCGIWRDDYRNQAERERALTAAVTATRQWLELAAEWSGLPADRSELVQARRIRLDQARQSAAAAGPDSRRHYNDERDAFKLHRDQTVHQYLMLMHVLKLLIKQLQEQEETLAEAELARYRTVARGVLAFPHELMKAGAMQLIADFDPNIDMAAEAYAVALFPWLTKGRELMEQQRPEAAGQCYQTACELAPAFMPAVFQLAQCMAMQKQWDDACRAARQALALCNPDDEHYAMLADFAEQMDVARVQQRLEAAQRFLKEQKSEEAVLTALETLDDYPGHPFVLFTLAQAYLSNTDFDEARDALRRAATAAKPDSELGQTIAGFDSQIDEYAPQMLLTKAVPLMKDEKWKPAAQILAKGAGLNPPSAQVTFYHAVCLGRSGDISEAEAQARKAMKQCRKGEDDELKGEIEAFIEQIPVMLIGEDVQNAQKQMEKKNWQAALGFLDSARTKAPNAAIVYFYRAVCKLNQDEHDEARRIAREGLTHAKGKANEEIRKQLNQVIAVVEQAEKQREMNLAVGFMNREDWNMAAGILEKIISDEPFNDAAKFYLAVCLFRRSGGYMDYATKSKIRELLADAKLSLFLDKDLKKQIEMLEKLVG